Part of the Plectropomus leopardus isolate mb unplaced genomic scaffold, YSFRI_Pleo_2.0 unplaced_scaffold6476, whole genome shotgun sequence genome is shown below.
TATCAGTCGCACTTACAGTCGTTACACTGGTGCCTTTGGGTGaattttctagtatttttgcTCTGTACAGCGGTTTAGCGAATGTAGGCGCGTTGTCATTTGCATCCAATACATTGACAAATATCTGCATTGTCCCTGACATCTGCGGCTCCCCTCCGTCAATTGCTGTTAACAACAGTGAGATATAGtcctgcttttctctgtctAGGGGCTTCTGTAGAACCATCTCGACCTTTTTACTTCCACCCGCctgatttccaggttttaataCAAAGTTATCAGTAGGAGAAAGTGAGTATCGCTGTAAGCCATTCATCCCAATGTCAGAATCAATCGCTTTCTCTAAGATGAATTTCGATCCTATCACAGCGGACTCGCTGATTTCAAAGCGTTTTTCTGCATTCGTAAAACTGGGAGTGTTATCATTTATGTCGGTGATTTCCACTGTGACACGAAACAGTTCCATCGGATTTTCCAGAATTAACTGGAAATGTAAAGCACAAGGCGTCGTCTCTCCACATAAAGCCTCTCTGTCTATCCTCTCTTGGATGAGGAGGACTCCCCTTTCTTTATTCAGCCCGATGTATTCTACGCTGCCTCCTGTATAGACACGAGCTTTACCCGATTTCAACCTTTTTAGATCTAAACCTAAATCATTCGCTATGTTACCAACGACAGACCCTTTCGACATTTCTTCGGGAATGGAATAGCTGACCTGCCCGAGCACGTAGCTGAGACACAGCACCGAGAGAAACAACAGTACTTGCCGTCTCATTGTTCTGTCTGA
Proteins encoded:
- the LOC121939877 gene encoding protocadherin beta-16-like; translated protein: MRRQVLLFLSVLCLSYVLGQVSYSIPEEMSKGSVVGNIANDLGLDLKRLKSGKARVYTGGSVEYIGLNKERGVLLIQERIDREALCGETTPCALHFQLILENPMELFRVTVEITDINDNTPSFTNAEKRFEISESAVIGSKFILEKAIDSDIGMNGLQRYSLSPTDNFVLKPGNQAGGSKKVEMVLQKPLDREKQDYISLLLTAIDGGEPQMSGTMQIFVNVLDANDNAPTFAKPLYRAKILENSPKGTSVTTVSATDKDIGVNGEISYLISSSERILSDLFKVNPETGEITLIGETDYEKAKIYEMDVEVVDNGGLSDSTKVIVDIIDINDNNPLINIVSKSESIFEDSPSNTVIAMLSVNDPDSDNNGDVECNINGDIPFKIQTTLNGFYTLVTQVALDREVASQYNITVTCSDEGVPSLSSSVTLTLQISDVNDNAPVFERSSYEAYIVENNTPGLSIFTVKARDADWNQNARVSYILE